In Luteitalea sp. TBR-22, one genomic interval encodes:
- the folP gene encoding dihydropteroate synthase, whose product MTPTFRRHYTLALPGGRTLELGRRTLVMGILNVTPDSFSDGGRFDDVPRAVDAALAMVAAGADLIDVGGESTRPGAPAVDVATERARVEPVLKALAAQVPVPLSVDTTKAAVARVAIDAGASILNDISGLRHDPGLARVAAETGAALVLMHMRGMPADMYRYAQYDDVVTDVAAELAWSIAQAEEAGVSRGALIVDPGLGFAKQAEHSWAVLAGLAHPRLRDLDRPILVGASRKSFLQAAIGECPAAERDPASLAAATVAALSGAHVLRVHDVAGSVQAVRVADMISAAAEARPH is encoded by the coding sequence ATGACCCCCACATTCCGTCGCCACTACACCCTCGCGCTGCCCGGTGGCCGCACCCTCGAACTGGGCCGACGGACACTCGTGATGGGCATCCTCAACGTCACGCCCGACAGCTTCTCCGACGGCGGGCGTTTCGACGACGTGCCGCGGGCGGTCGATGCGGCGCTGGCGATGGTGGCGGCGGGGGCCGACCTGATCGACGTCGGCGGCGAGTCGACCCGACCGGGGGCGCCGGCGGTTGATGTGGCCACCGAGCGCGCCCGGGTCGAGCCGGTGCTGAAGGCGCTCGCGGCGCAGGTGCCGGTGCCGCTGTCGGTGGACACGACCAAGGCCGCGGTGGCCCGGGTCGCCATCGACGCCGGAGCGTCCATCCTCAACGACATCAGCGGGCTACGGCACGACCCCGGCCTGGCGCGGGTGGCGGCCGAGACCGGCGCGGCGCTCGTGCTGATGCACATGCGCGGGATGCCTGCCGACATGTACCGGTATGCGCAGTACGACGACGTCGTGACCGACGTGGCCGCGGAGCTGGCGTGGAGCATCGCGCAGGCTGAGGAGGCGGGCGTCTCGCGGGGCGCCTTGATCGTCGACCCGGGCCTCGGCTTCGCCAAGCAGGCCGAGCACAGTTGGGCAGTCCTGGCCGGGCTCGCCCACCCGCGCCTGCGCGACCTCGACCGCCCGATCCTCGTGGGCGCCTCGCGCAAGTCCTTCCTGCAGGCGGCCATCGGCGAGTGTCCGGCGGCGGAGCGGGACCCGGCCAGCCTGGCGGCAGCGACCGTCGCGGCCCTGTCCGGCGCCCACGTCCTGAGGGTGCACGACGTCGCCGGCAGTGTGCAGGCCGTGCGGGTGGCAGATATGATCAGCGCCGCAGCCGAGGCACGCCCGCACTGA
- a CDS encoding YbbR-like domain-containing protein — MALQPLANLPLKVVSLAVAVVLWLAVAGQSVVERNIRVPLEYQNVPPGLEIVGDPPGAVDVRLRGSSGNLARVVQGDVVAALDLVGARPGTRIFNLQASEVRVPFGVEAVQVAPPTVSLEFERAGQKVVPVSPVVEGDPEPGFVVGRITTSPSTVQVLGPLRTLEALSAATTEPVNVDGARRVVQDRVTVGVEDAAVRLREPVVAIVTVEIVPAPAQQTLVGVAVRASSVGNGLSARITPGTVSVVVRGTRERIAGIGAGDLQADVDLAGLSRGRHVVPVRVPSREGVAVEKVEPATVTVVIR, encoded by the coding sequence ATGGCCCTGCAACCGTTGGCGAACCTGCCTCTGAAGGTCGTGTCGCTCGCCGTGGCGGTCGTGCTGTGGCTCGCCGTCGCCGGTCAGAGCGTCGTCGAGCGGAACATCCGCGTGCCGCTCGAGTACCAGAACGTGCCGCCCGGGCTGGAGATCGTCGGTGACCCGCCGGGCGCGGTGGACGTGCGCCTGCGCGGATCGTCGGGCAACCTCGCGCGCGTCGTGCAGGGCGACGTGGTCGCGGCACTGGACCTGGTGGGCGCCCGTCCCGGAACGCGGATCTTCAACCTGCAGGCGAGCGAGGTGCGGGTGCCCTTCGGTGTCGAGGCGGTGCAGGTTGCGCCGCCGACCGTCTCGCTCGAGTTCGAGCGCGCCGGCCAGAAGGTGGTGCCCGTGTCGCCGGTCGTCGAGGGTGATCCCGAGCCGGGGTTCGTGGTGGGCCGGATCACCACGTCGCCGTCGACCGTGCAGGTGCTCGGGCCGTTGCGCACCCTCGAGGCGCTGAGCGCGGCGACCACCGAGCCGGTCAACGTGGACGGGGCTCGCAGGGTCGTGCAGGACCGCGTGACGGTGGGTGTCGAGGACGCCGCGGTGCGCCTGCGCGAGCCGGTGGTCGCCATCGTCACGGTGGAGATCGTGCCGGCGCCGGCGCAGCAGACGCTGGTCGGCGTGGCGGTGCGCGCGTCGAGCGTCGGCAACGGACTCTCGGCGCGGATCACGCCGGGCACCGTCTCGGTCGTGGTGCGGGGGACGCGGGAGCGCATCGCCGGCATCGGCGCCGGCGACCTGCAGGCCGACGTCGATCTCGCCGGCCTGTCGCGCGGCCGCCACGTGGTGCCGGTCCGCGTGCCGAGCCGTGAAGGCGTCGCCGTTGAGAAGGTGGAACCGGCGACGGTCACGGTGGTGATCAGGTGA
- a CDS encoding pyridoxine 5'-phosphate synthase, with amino-acid sequence MAKLSVNVNKVATIRNSRGGAIPSVVDAARVCIEAGAPGITVHPRSDARHITFKDVHELKDLLEPWKNVEFNIEGDPRPDLLNLVETVRPHQCTLVPVRPGEITSEAGWPPDTDEKDLRDVIARLRGFGIRVSLFIDATEAAVRLAERVGADRVELYTEPYARGFNTKGVSLDDALAPYVRAAGLAADLGMGVNAGHDLDLENLPDLVGALPRLDEVSIGHALISYALYVGLRQAVLEYREAAGDTI; translated from the coding sequence ATGGCCAAACTCTCCGTCAACGTCAACAAGGTCGCCACCATCCGCAACAGCCGTGGCGGCGCGATCCCGTCAGTGGTCGATGCGGCCCGTGTGTGCATCGAGGCCGGTGCGCCGGGCATCACGGTGCACCCGCGCTCGGACGCACGGCACATCACGTTCAAGGACGTGCACGAGCTGAAGGACCTGCTCGAGCCCTGGAAGAACGTCGAGTTCAACATCGAGGGCGACCCGCGGCCCGACCTGCTGAACCTCGTCGAGACGGTGCGGCCCCACCAGTGCACGCTGGTGCCGGTGCGTCCGGGGGAGATCACCAGCGAGGCGGGCTGGCCGCCCGACACCGACGAGAAGGACCTCCGCGACGTGATTGCGCGCCTGCGGGGATTCGGCATCCGCGTGTCGCTGTTCATCGACGCGACCGAGGCCGCCGTTCGCCTGGCCGAGCGCGTCGGGGCGGACCGTGTCGAGCTCTACACAGAGCCGTACGCCCGCGGGTTCAACACGAAAGGCGTCTCGCTGGACGACGCGCTGGCGCCGTACGTGCGGGCGGCGGGGCTGGCCGCCGACCTGGGGATGGGCGTCAACGCCGGCCACGACCTCGATCTGGAGAACCTGCCCGACTTGGTGGGCGCCCTGCCACGGCTCGACGAGGTGTCCATCGGTCACGCCCTCATCAGCTACGCCCTGTACGTCGGCCTGCGCCAGGCGGTGCTCGAGTACCGGGAAGCCGCGGGAGATACAATCTGA
- a CDS encoding D-glycerate dehydrogenase → MSSPSRPRVFVSRRLFQETLDLIAQHAEMDVFDCSGSPTPEELVARTKKCHGLVAQGTDRIDAAFLDQCPDLRVVCNVAVGYNNIDVAAARERKVVVTNTPDVLNEACAALTWGLILGVTRRLGEGERTLRAGQWKGFQLDFLLGMDLVGKTLGIIGMGRIGQAVAAKAAAFGMRAIYMRSPRRPDEVITGPDGAPYEGTTLEEVLRRSDVVTLHCPLSPETHHLINRESIRLMKPSAYLVNMARGPVVEEASVVAALENGWIAGAALDVYELEPVVHPGLLKFENAFLIPHLGSATRETRTAMCNLAARNLIEVLEGRAPVTPIPGSFIDV, encoded by the coding sequence ATGTCGAGCCCATCGCGCCCGCGCGTCTTCGTGTCGCGTCGCCTCTTCCAGGAAACCCTCGACCTGATCGCGCAGCACGCCGAGATGGACGTGTTCGATTGCAGCGGCAGCCCGACGCCGGAGGAGCTCGTCGCGCGCACGAAGAAATGCCATGGCCTGGTGGCGCAGGGCACCGATCGCATCGACGCGGCGTTCCTCGACCAGTGCCCGGACCTGCGCGTCGTGTGCAACGTGGCGGTCGGCTACAACAACATCGACGTCGCCGCAGCGCGCGAGCGCAAGGTGGTGGTGACCAACACGCCCGACGTCCTCAACGAGGCGTGCGCGGCGCTCACGTGGGGGCTCATCCTCGGGGTCACGCGGCGCCTCGGCGAGGGCGAGCGCACTCTGCGCGCCGGGCAGTGGAAGGGGTTCCAGCTCGATTTCCTGCTCGGCATGGACCTGGTGGGCAAGACGCTGGGCATCATCGGCATGGGGCGCATCGGCCAGGCCGTGGCCGCCAAGGCGGCGGCCTTCGGGATGCGCGCCATCTACATGCGCTCGCCCCGTCGGCCCGACGAGGTGATCACCGGCCCCGATGGCGCGCCCTACGAGGGCACGACCCTCGAGGAGGTGCTGCGGCGGTCCGACGTCGTCACACTGCACTGTCCGCTGTCGCCCGAGACGCACCATCTGATCAACCGCGAGTCGATCCGGCTGATGAAGCCCAGCGCGTACCTCGTGAACATGGCGCGTGGGCCGGTCGTCGAGGAGGCGTCGGTCGTCGCGGCGCTCGAGAACGGCTGGATCGCCGGCGCGGCCCTCGACGTCTATGAACTCGAGCCGGTGGTGCATCCCGGGCTGCTCAAGTTCGAGAACGCGTTCCTCATCCCGCACCTGGGCAGCGCGACGCGCGAGACACGCACCGCGATGTGCAACCTCGCCGCGCGCAACCTGATCGAGGTGCTGGAAGGCCGCGCGCCGGTCACACCCATCCCGGGGAGCTTCATTGACGTTTAA
- the ftsH gene encoding ATP-dependent zinc metalloprotease FtsH has product MNSTLRSLLFWMVLVIVGVLIWNFSTTFQAREEVIPFSEFVQQLDTNKIDKVTITGQEIVATYKSGGERVRTYAPTQYEGLGNKLVANKVEVNAKEPTGSPWGMFLYTWAPILLMIGFWVFFMRQMQSGGNKALSFGKSRAKLSSGSQKKVTFKDVAGVDEAKEELQEIIDFLKEPQKFQKLGGRIPKGVLLIGQPGTGKTLLARAVAGEANVPFFSISGSDFVEMFVGVGASRVRDLFEQGKKNAPCIIFIDEIDAVGRHRGAGLGGGHDEREQTLNQLLVEMDGFESNEGVILVAATNRPDVLDPALLRPGRFDRRVVVDLPDVRGREQILAVHTKKIPMGDDVKLNVIARGTPRFAGADLANLVNESALIAARQNRKVVTMNDFEMAKDKVIMGVERKSRIISDDEKRHTAYHEAGHALVAALLPHAVPLHKVTIIPRGMALGLTSFLPEGEQVDFSKEEADSQIAVAMAGRIADEIFCHTKTAGARNDIEQATGLARRMVCEWGMSELGPLSFGKKEEQIFLGREIAQHRDYSESTAIRIDEAVQSIVMTGYDTARGIIEQHKEAMQRIADELLVREVLDADQVRRIIAGQPLDAPEPVPATPGTPAETATEERRPRPSIVPPMPIPGKPLAQE; this is encoded by the coding sequence TTGAACTCGACGCTCAGGAGCCTGCTCTTCTGGATGGTGCTCGTCATCGTCGGGGTCTTGATCTGGAACTTTTCGACCACGTTCCAGGCCCGCGAAGAAGTCATCCCATTCAGCGAATTCGTCCAGCAGCTCGACACGAACAAGATCGACAAGGTCACCATCACGGGCCAGGAGATCGTCGCGACCTACAAGTCCGGCGGCGAGCGCGTCCGTACGTATGCCCCGACCCAGTACGAGGGTCTCGGCAACAAGCTGGTGGCCAACAAGGTCGAGGTCAACGCCAAGGAGCCGACCGGCAGCCCGTGGGGGATGTTCCTCTACACGTGGGCGCCCATCCTCCTGATGATTGGCTTCTGGGTCTTCTTCATGCGGCAGATGCAGAGCGGGGGCAACAAAGCCCTGTCGTTCGGCAAGAGCCGCGCGAAGCTGTCGTCGGGCTCGCAGAAGAAGGTGACGTTCAAGGACGTCGCCGGCGTCGACGAGGCCAAGGAAGAGCTGCAGGAGATCATCGATTTCCTGAAGGAGCCCCAGAAGTTCCAGAAGCTCGGCGGCCGCATCCCGAAGGGCGTGCTGCTCATCGGGCAGCCGGGCACCGGCAAGACCCTGCTGGCGCGCGCGGTGGCCGGTGAGGCCAACGTGCCGTTCTTCTCGATCTCGGGGTCCGACTTCGTGGAGATGTTCGTGGGCGTCGGCGCGAGCCGCGTGCGCGACCTCTTCGAGCAGGGCAAGAAGAACGCGCCCTGCATCATCTTCATCGACGAGATCGACGCGGTCGGTCGTCACCGTGGCGCCGGGCTCGGCGGCGGGCACGATGAGCGCGAGCAGACGCTGAACCAGCTGCTCGTCGAGATGGACGGCTTCGAGAGCAACGAGGGCGTGATCCTCGTGGCGGCCACCAACCGCCCCGACGTGCTCGACCCGGCGCTCCTTCGTCCGGGCCGCTTCGACCGCCGCGTGGTGGTCGACCTGCCCGACGTGCGCGGCCGCGAGCAGATCCTCGCGGTGCACACCAAGAAGATCCCGATGGGCGACGACGTGAAGCTGAACGTCATCGCTCGCGGCACGCCGCGCTTCGCCGGCGCGGACCTGGCCAACCTGGTCAACGAGTCGGCCCTCATCGCTGCCCGCCAGAACCGCAAGGTGGTCACGATGAACGACTTCGAGATGGCCAAGGACAAGGTCATCATGGGCGTCGAGCGCAAGTCGCGGATCATCAGCGACGACGAGAAGCGCCACACGGCGTACCACGAGGCCGGTCACGCGCTGGTCGCCGCCCTGCTGCCGCACGCGGTGCCGCTGCACAAGGTGACGATCATCCCGCGCGGCATGGCCCTCGGGCTGACCTCGTTCCTGCCGGAGGGTGAGCAGGTCGACTTCTCGAAGGAAGAGGCCGACTCGCAGATTGCCGTCGCGATGGCGGGCCGCATCGCCGACGAGATCTTCTGCCACACCAAGACGGCTGGCGCGCGCAACGACATCGAGCAGGCCACTGGCCTGGCGCGCCGCATGGTGTGCGAGTGGGGCATGAGCGAGCTCGGGCCCCTCAGCTTCGGCAAGAAGGAAGAGCAGATCTTCCTCGGCCGCGAGATCGCGCAGCACCGCGACTACTCCGAGTCGACGGCCATCCGCATCGACGAGGCCGTGCAGTCGATCGTGATGACCGGCTACGACACGGCGCGCGGCATCATCGAGCAGCACAAGGAAGCGATGCAGCGCATCGCCGACGAGCTGCTGGTGCGCGAGGTGCTCGACGCCGATCAGGTGCGCCGCATCATCGCGGGGCAGCCCCTCGATGCACCGGAACCGGTGCCGGCCACGCCGGGCACGCCGGCCGAGACGGCCACCGAGGAACGTCGTCCGCGGCCGTCGATCGTGCCGCCGATGCCCATCCCGGGCAAGCCGCTCGCACAGGAGTAG
- a CDS encoding EutN/CcmL family microcompartment protein, whose translation MILGRVVGTVVATRKDERLLSAKLMLVRPVSPEGQLEGTPLVAVDTVDAGTGETVLVVSGSSARMADGLSQSPVDAAIVGIVDTVSMA comes from the coding sequence ATGATCCTCGGCAGGGTCGTCGGCACCGTGGTGGCGACCCGCAAGGACGAACGGCTCCTGAGCGCCAAGCTCATGCTCGTTCGTCCCGTGTCGCCCGAGGGGCAGCTCGAAGGCACGCCCCTGGTGGCCGTGGACACCGTGGACGCCGGCACCGGCGAGACCGTGCTGGTGGTCTCGGGCAGCTCGGCGCGCATGGCCGACGGCCTGTCGCAGTCGCCCGTCGACGCGGCCATCGTCGGCATCGTCGACACCGTGTCGATGGCCTGA
- the glmM gene encoding phosphoglucosamine mutase yields MKLFGTDGVRGVAGEWPLDETTILRLGAALVRVLPHQGPARLLTGRDTRESGFWIERTLARGIRAMGGDLLSAGVVPTPAVAVITRAQDFDAGIVISASHNPYQDNGIKVFSGHGQKFDEGLERQIEALVADPHFVVSADASADIEYHEVVEPYMQHCEQALPLSGALSNLRIALDCANGATTTVAPRLFRALGLDVHVIGNDPDGRNINLHCGSTHLEALQAYVREHGLDLGIAFDGDGDRCLMIDDQGQVIDGDAIMLILALHLQRTGGLAKDTVVATVMSNLGLERALESNGIRLLRTAVGDKYVMEEIREHGYALGGEQSGHVIVAEHLFTGDGIVTALSVLRVMAETGRSVRDLASALVTYPQVLVNVRVGRRVPVAEVPAIAAAIDAVERRLGQEGRLLVRYSGTEPLLRIMLEGRDQAEIEAWAHEIADAAKGALGAG; encoded by the coding sequence ATGAAACTGTTCGGAACCGATGGCGTGCGCGGCGTGGCAGGTGAGTGGCCGCTCGATGAAACCACCATCCTGCGACTGGGGGCGGCCCTCGTGCGGGTGCTGCCGCACCAGGGGCCGGCACGCCTGCTGACCGGGCGTGACACGCGCGAGTCCGGGTTCTGGATCGAGCGCACGCTGGCCCGGGGCATTCGCGCCATGGGCGGCGACCTGCTGTCGGCCGGCGTGGTGCCGACGCCGGCCGTGGCGGTGATCACGCGCGCCCAGGACTTCGACGCCGGCATCGTCATCTCGGCGTCGCACAACCCCTACCAGGACAACGGCATCAAGGTCTTCTCCGGGCACGGCCAGAAGTTCGACGAGGGGCTCGAGCGCCAGATCGAGGCGCTGGTGGCCGACCCGCACTTCGTCGTGTCGGCCGACGCCTCGGCCGACATCGAGTACCACGAGGTCGTGGAGCCGTACATGCAGCACTGCGAGCAGGCGCTGCCGCTGTCGGGCGCCTTGTCCAACCTGCGCATCGCCCTCGACTGCGCCAATGGCGCCACGACCACCGTCGCGCCGCGCCTGTTCAGGGCGCTCGGCCTCGACGTGCACGTGATCGGCAACGATCCCGACGGCCGCAACATCAACCTGCACTGCGGGTCGACGCACCTCGAGGCGCTGCAGGCCTACGTGCGCGAGCACGGCCTCGACCTCGGCATCGCCTTCGACGGCGACGGCGACCGCTGCCTGATGATCGACGACCAGGGGCAGGTGATCGACGGCGACGCGATCATGCTGATCCTCGCCCTCCACCTGCAGCGGACCGGCGGCCTGGCCAAGGACACCGTCGTCGCCACCGTGATGAGCAACCTCGGGCTCGAGCGTGCCCTCGAGTCGAACGGCATCCGGTTGCTGCGCACTGCCGTCGGCGACAAGTACGTGATGGAAGAGATCCGCGAGCACGGCTACGCGCTCGGGGGCGAGCAGTCCGGGCACGTGATCGTCGCCGAGCACCTGTTCACCGGCGATGGCATCGTCACCGCCCTGAGCGTGTTGCGCGTGATGGCCGAGACCGGCCGATCGGTGCGCGACCTCGCGTCGGCGCTGGTCACCTACCCGCAGGTGCTGGTCAACGTGCGGGTGGGCCGGCGGGTGCCGGTCGCCGAGGTGCCGGCGATTGCCGCCGCCATCGACGCCGTGGAACGGCGACTGGGCCAGGAGGGGCGCCTGCTCGTGCGGTACTCGGGGACCGAGCCGCTGCTGCGCATCATGCTCGAGGGCCGCGATCAGGCCGAGATCGAGGCCTGGGCACACGAGATCGCCGACGCCGCGAAGGGTGCGCTCGGCGCGGGGTAG
- a CDS encoding class II aldolase/adducin family protein: protein MLPREEELRALICEVGRRVYARGYVASNDGNISVRLDDRHLLATPKSVSKGFMTPDMMVVTDMQGNKVAGHRDASTELKMHLAVYEMRPDVTAVVHAHPPLSTGFAVAGIPLNKSSLAEIIFSLGSVPIAEYATPSTQELPDAVKKYITAHDGLLLANHGALTCGQDLLNAYFKMETMEHFAQITLVARQLGRENLISREEVDRLQGLRDFYGIRSPAPICTDPAQATDGPVTCQFVEAPSSDGPRIVPSPVVPPGGGLPGGGGGEIRLTYRELSALIADAVRQVTRDA from the coding sequence ATGCTTCCCCGCGAAGAAGAGCTCCGCGCCCTGATCTGTGAAGTCGGGCGACGTGTGTACGCGCGGGGCTACGTGGCCTCCAACGACGGCAACATCAGCGTCAGGCTCGACGACCGGCACCTGCTCGCCACGCCCAAGAGCGTATCCAAGGGCTTCATGACCCCGGACATGATGGTCGTGACCGACATGCAGGGGAACAAGGTGGCCGGTCACCGCGACGCGTCGACCGAGCTGAAGATGCACCTGGCGGTGTACGAGATGCGGCCCGACGTGACGGCCGTCGTCCACGCGCACCCGCCGCTGTCGACCGGCTTCGCCGTCGCGGGCATCCCGCTGAACAAGTCCTCGCTCGCCGAGATCATCTTCTCGCTGGGCAGCGTCCCCATCGCCGAGTACGCCACGCCGTCCACGCAGGAACTGCCCGACGCGGTGAAGAAGTACATCACCGCGCACGACGGCCTGCTGCTGGCCAACCACGGCGCGCTGACGTGCGGCCAGGATCTCCTGAACGCGTACTTCAAGATGGAGACGATGGAGCACTTCGCGCAGATCACGCTGGTGGCGCGACAGCTCGGGCGGGAGAACCTGATCTCGCGCGAGGAAGTGGACCGCCTGCAGGGGCTGCGCGACTTCTACGGCATCCGATCGCCGGCTCCGATCTGCACCGATCCGGCGCAGGCCACCGACGGCCCGGTGACGTGCCAGTTCGTGGAGGCGCCGTCCTCCGACGGGCCGCGCATCGTGCCGTCGCCGGTCGTGCCCCCGGGCGGTGGGCTGCCGGGCGGCGGGGGCGGGGAAATTCGGCTAACATACCGCGAGCTTTCGGCCCTCATCGCCGACGCGGTACGCCAGGTGACGCGCGACGCGTAG
- the cdaA gene encoding diadenylate cyclase CdaA produces the protein MDAIFSWISRTPATWWDVIDVLVVALIIYESLKLIRGTRAMQMAFGSALLVALYFFSLAAPLQTVNWLIRNMIGYVVFAAIVLFQNDIRRALAHFGRTPFVRAFSRSETDEETIEEVVTAATQMADRRTGALIVIERQIGLRNYIESGIPLDAMVTHDLLVTIFQTSGPLHDGAVIIQENRIAAASCFLPLTVNPGVGSDLGTRHRAAIGLTEENDAVAVVVSEETGRISLATEGHISRGFTPETLRSRLTQLVLNKKTGRRQFPRP, from the coding sequence ATGGACGCCATCTTCTCGTGGATCAGCCGCACGCCAGCGACCTGGTGGGACGTCATCGACGTCCTCGTGGTGGCGCTGATCATCTACGAGTCGCTGAAGCTGATCCGGGGGACCCGCGCCATGCAGATGGCGTTCGGGTCGGCGCTGCTGGTGGCGCTGTACTTCTTCTCGCTGGCCGCGCCGCTGCAGACGGTCAACTGGCTGATCCGCAACATGATCGGCTACGTCGTCTTCGCGGCGATCGTGCTGTTCCAGAACGACATCCGCCGGGCGCTCGCGCATTTCGGGCGGACGCCGTTCGTGCGGGCGTTCTCGCGCTCCGAGACCGATGAGGAGACGATCGAGGAGGTGGTGACGGCGGCGACCCAGATGGCCGACCGGCGCACCGGCGCGCTGATCGTGATCGAGCGGCAGATCGGCCTGCGCAACTACATCGAGAGCGGCATCCCGCTCGACGCGATGGTCACCCACGACCTGCTGGTCACGATCTTCCAGACCAGTGGTCCGTTGCACGACGGCGCGGTGATCATCCAGGAGAACCGGATCGCCGCCGCGTCGTGCTTCCTGCCGCTCACGGTGAACCCGGGCGTCGGCTCCGACCTCGGAACCCGGCATCGCGCCGCGATCGGCCTCACCGAGGAGAACGACGCCGTGGCGGTGGTGGTTTCGGAGGAGACCGGACGGATCTCACTGGCCACCGAGGGCCACATCTCGCGCGGCTTCACGCCGGAGACCCTCCGGTCGCGGCTCACCCAGCTGGTGCTGAACAAGAAGACCGGGCGCCGGCAGTTCCCGCGCCCCTGA
- a CDS encoding EutN/CcmL family microcompartment protein: MQIGTVVGTVVSTQKHAKLHGAKLLLVQPELPDGTAKGNAVLAVDSVGAGVGERVLLVIEGKAAGDALGRKAAPVDAAIIGIVDALETNGAW, encoded by the coding sequence GTGCAGATCGGCACCGTCGTCGGCACCGTCGTGTCCACGCAGAAGCACGCCAAGCTGCACGGCGCCAAGCTGCTGCTCGTGCAACCGGAGCTGCCCGACGGCACCGCGAAGGGCAACGCCGTGCTCGCCGTCGACAGCGTCGGCGCCGGGGTCGGCGAGCGGGTGCTGTTGGTGATCGAAGGCAAGGCCGCCGGTGATGCGCTCGGCCGCAAGGCCGCGCCGGTGGATGCCGCGATCATCGGCATCGTCGACGCCCTCGAGACCAACGGAGCCTGGTGA
- a CDS encoding EutN/CcmL family microcompartment protein, which translates to MHLARVVGTVVCTHKDARLSGVKLLVIQPVARDGADTGRPLVATDAAGAGVGERVFFVRGREAAFPFHPVDVPTDASIVGIVDSTDVVA; encoded by the coding sequence ATGCACCTCGCCCGCGTCGTCGGCACCGTCGTCTGCACGCACAAGGACGCGCGGTTGTCCGGCGTGAAGCTGCTCGTGATCCAGCCCGTCGCGCGCGACGGCGCCGACACCGGTCGTCCGCTCGTCGCCACCGATGCGGCAGGCGCCGGCGTCGGCGAGCGCGTCTTCTTCGTGCGCGGCCGCGAGGCCGCGTTCCCGTTCCATCCCGTCGACGTGCCGACCGATGCCAGCATCGTCGGCATCGTCGACTCCACCGACGTGGTCGCCTGA
- the eutM gene encoding ethanolamine utilization microcompartment protein EutM: MGEALGMIETKGLVAMIEAADAMVKAAKVNLVGWEKIGAGYVTAIVRGDVAAVKAATDAGAAAARRVGELVSVHVIPRPHSNLEDVLPIGKAAGK; this comes from the coding sequence ATGGGTGAAGCACTCGGGATGATCGAGACCAAGGGCCTCGTGGCAATGATCGAGGCTGCCGACGCGATGGTGAAGGCCGCCAAGGTCAACCTCGTCGGCTGGGAGAAGATTGGCGCCGGTTACGTGACCGCGATCGTGCGCGGCGACGTCGCCGCCGTGAAGGCCGCCACCGATGCCGGGGCCGCGGCGGCCCGCCGCGTCGGCGAGCTCGTGTCGGTGCACGTCATCCCGCGGCCGCACAGCAACCTCGAGGACGTGCTGCCCATCGGCAAGGCCGCCGGAAAATGA
- a CDS encoding tetratricopeptide repeat protein has translation MKPESIIVGIAGALFGLLCGWMLGAQQAGIGTPAAAPVAQAAPAAAPGGAGAQGATAPALDLARVQALEKQAADQPRDADVRTQLGNLYFDSEKYAEAVKWYQASLTIAPRNPDVSTDLAVSYYYSNQVDQALAQFQKSLEVDPKHTKTWLNLGIVRAFGKQDLAGAGEAWQKVLELAPADSPEARAAKQALDGLKAAHPETGAPATGGGPAATTAAPKQGA, from the coding sequence ATGAAACCAGAATCGATCATCGTCGGAATCGCGGGGGCCCTTTTCGGGCTGCTCTGCGGGTGGATGCTGGGCGCCCAGCAGGCCGGGATCGGGACCCCGGCGGCGGCGCCGGTGGCGCAGGCGGCCCCGGCAGCGGCGCCCGGTGGAGCGGGAGCGCAGGGGGCCACGGCCCCGGCCCTGGACCTCGCGCGGGTGCAGGCCCTGGAGAAGCAGGCCGCCGACCAGCCACGGGACGCCGACGTCCGGACCCAGCTCGGCAACCTCTATTTCGACTCCGAGAAGTACGCCGAGGCGGTCAAGTGGTACCAGGCGTCGCTGACGATTGCGCCGCGCAACCCGGACGTGAGCACCGATCTGGCGGTGAGCTACTACTACTCCAATCAGGTCGATCAGGCGCTCGCGCAGTTCCAGAAGTCCCTGGAAGTCGACCCGAAGCACACCAAGACCTGGCTGAACCTCGGGATCGTGCGCGCCTTCGGCAAGCAGGATCTGGCCGGCGCCGGCGAGGCGTGGCAGAAGGTGCTGGAACTGGCGCCCGCCGACTCGCCGGAAGCGCGCGCGGCCAAGCAGGCGCTCGACGGCCTGAAGGCCGCGCACCCCGAAACCGGCGCTCCCGCGACGGGCGGCGGCCCGGCCGCCACGACCGCGGCTCCCAAGCAAGGCGCCTGA